Proteins found in one Micropterus dolomieu isolate WLL.071019.BEF.003 ecotype Adirondacks linkage group LG12, ASM2129224v1, whole genome shotgun sequence genomic segment:
- the LOC123980441 gene encoding uncharacterized protein LOC123980441 isoform X2, which yields MTYPNIVFYLTCLFLGERAQGTNPNSFSSQRQESSFVSANVGESLTLQCFFEPDGATRIYWYKQSLGQKPRLISTLYLFNKNGTFHEEFETNPRFTLDTEVGRNHLKITDLHTSDSAAYFCARRVLLTIEFAAGTIVHVKGSGLNVPVSVHQSASEPIQPGGSVTLNCTVHTGTCDGEHSVYWFRKSEESHPGLIYTHGGRNDQCERKPNTQTHTCVYNLPLESLNLSHAGTYYCAVASCGHILFGNGTKLDFEDAPDSLVLVYFLSGALGLTTILVALLAFLVCVMNKRNSYSDSQAKIHAPSTADAEGNQNEDSLHYAALNVNLPTRSRRQRNDTKSECVYSSVKQ from the exons ATGACATATCCAAACATTGTTTTCTATCTGACATGTTTGTTCTTAGGGGAAAGAG CTCAGGGGACTAATCCGAATTCATTCTCATCTCAACGTCAAGAGAGTAGTTTTGTATCAGCTAATGTGGGTGAAAGCTTGACTTTGCAATGTTTCTTTGAACCTGATGGTGCAACAAGGATTTACTGGTACAAGCAAAGTCTGGGACAGAAACCGAGGCTCATCTCTACCCTGTATTTGTTCAATAAAAATGGCACTTTTCATGAGGAGTTTGAGACCAACCCACGCTTCACACTGGACACTGAAGTTGGGAGAAATCACTTGAAGATAACAGATTTGCACACTTCAGACTCAGCTGCTTACTTCTGTGCAAGACGGGTCTTACTGACTATAGAATTTGCAGCGGGAACGATTGTTCATGTAAAGGGTTCAGGTTTGAACGTCCCAGTTTCGGTCCATCAGTCAGCATCTGAGCCCATCCAGCCAGGAGGCTCTGTGACTCtgaactgtacagtacacactggGACCTGTGATGGAGAACACAGTGTTTACTGGTTCAGAAAATCTGAAGAATCTCATCCAGGACTCATTTACACCCATGGAGGCAGGAACGATCAGTGTGAGAGGAAacccaacacacaaacacacacctgtgtctACAACTTGCCACTGGAGAGCCTGAATCTTTCTCATGCTGGGACCTACTACTGTGCTGTTGCCTCATGTGGACACATACTGTTTGGAAACGGGACCAAGCTGGACTTTGAAG ATGCGCCGGACTCTCTTGTCTTGGTGTATTTCTTGAGTGGAGCTTTGGGATTGACCACCATCCTGGTTGCTTTGCTGGCTTTCTTAGTGTGCGTGATGAACAAGAGAAACAGCTACTCGG ACTCTCAAGCAAAGATTCATGCTCCCTCCACAGCAGATGCAGAG GGTAACCAAAATGAAGACAGCCTCCATTATGCTGCTCTAAATGTTAACCTGCCCACCAGATCAAGAAGACAGAGGAACGACACCAAGAGTGAATGTGTGTACTCCAGTGTGAAGCAGTAA
- the LOC123980441 gene encoding uncharacterized protein LOC123980441 isoform X1, translating to MTYPNIVFYLTCLFLGERAQGTNPNSFSSQRQESSFVSANVGESLTLQCFFEPDGATRIYWYKQSLGQKPRLISTLYLFNKNGTFHEEFETNPRFTLDTEVGRNHLKITDLHTSDSAAYFCARRVLLTIEFAAGTIVHVKGSGLNVPVSVHQSASEPIQPGGSVTLNCTVHTGTCDGEHSVYWFRKSEESHPGLIYTHGGRNDQCERKPNTQTHTCVYNLPLESLNLSHAGTYYCAVASCGHILFGNGTKLDFEDAPDSLVLVYFLSGALGLTTILVALLAFLVCVMNKRNSYSGTDSQAKIHAPSTADAEGNQNEDSLHYAALNVNLPTRSRRQRNDTKSECVYSSVKQ from the exons ATGACATATCCAAACATTGTTTTCTATCTGACATGTTTGTTCTTAGGGGAAAGAG CTCAGGGGACTAATCCGAATTCATTCTCATCTCAACGTCAAGAGAGTAGTTTTGTATCAGCTAATGTGGGTGAAAGCTTGACTTTGCAATGTTTCTTTGAACCTGATGGTGCAACAAGGATTTACTGGTACAAGCAAAGTCTGGGACAGAAACCGAGGCTCATCTCTACCCTGTATTTGTTCAATAAAAATGGCACTTTTCATGAGGAGTTTGAGACCAACCCACGCTTCACACTGGACACTGAAGTTGGGAGAAATCACTTGAAGATAACAGATTTGCACACTTCAGACTCAGCTGCTTACTTCTGTGCAAGACGGGTCTTACTGACTATAGAATTTGCAGCGGGAACGATTGTTCATGTAAAGGGTTCAGGTTTGAACGTCCCAGTTTCGGTCCATCAGTCAGCATCTGAGCCCATCCAGCCAGGAGGCTCTGTGACTCtgaactgtacagtacacactggGACCTGTGATGGAGAACACAGTGTTTACTGGTTCAGAAAATCTGAAGAATCTCATCCAGGACTCATTTACACCCATGGAGGCAGGAACGATCAGTGTGAGAGGAAacccaacacacaaacacacacctgtgtctACAACTTGCCACTGGAGAGCCTGAATCTTTCTCATGCTGGGACCTACTACTGTGCTGTTGCCTCATGTGGACACATACTGTTTGGAAACGGGACCAAGCTGGACTTTGAAG ATGCGCCGGACTCTCTTGTCTTGGTGTATTTCTTGAGTGGAGCTTTGGGATTGACCACCATCCTGGTTGCTTTGCTGGCTTTCTTAGTGTGCGTGATGAACAAGAGAAACAGCTACTCGGGTACAG ACTCTCAAGCAAAGATTCATGCTCCCTCCACAGCAGATGCAGAG GGTAACCAAAATGAAGACAGCCTCCATTATGCTGCTCTAAATGTTAACCTGCCCACCAGATCAAGAAGACAGAGGAACGACACCAAGAGTGAATGTGTGTACTCCAGTGTGAAGCAGTAA